One region of Streptomyces sp. NBC_00442 genomic DNA includes:
- the paaK gene encoding phenylacetate--CoA ligase PaaK, producing MAPLLDEAERLGRPELKALQLDRLRASLRHAYDHVGFYRKAFDEAGVRPEDCVSLADLARFPFTAKSDLRDHYPFGMFAVPESDIRRIHASSGTTGRPTVVGYTQRDLDTWADVVARSIRAAGGRPGHKVHVAYGYGLFTGGLGAHYGAERLGCTVIPASGGMTARQVQLIQDFRPDIIMVTPSYMLTLLDEFERQGVDPRTTSLKVGIFGAEPWTEEMRREIEERFAIDAVDIYGLSEVMGPGVAQECVETKDGLHIWEDHFYPEIVDPLTGEVLPDGERGELVFTSLTKEAMPVIRYRTRDLTRLLPGTARVFRRMEKVTGRSDDLVILRGVNLFPTQIEEIVLRTPGVAPHFQLRLTRRGRLDAMTVRVEARADTPPERRDAAARSIVAAVKDGIGVSVDVEVVDPETIERSVGKFKRIVDLRGKES from the coding sequence ATGGCACCCCTGCTGGACGAGGCGGAGCGGCTGGGCCGGCCGGAGCTCAAGGCCCTGCAGCTCGACCGGTTGCGCGCCAGCCTGCGCCATGCGTACGACCACGTCGGGTTCTATCGCAAGGCCTTCGACGAGGCCGGTGTGCGGCCCGAGGACTGCGTCTCGCTCGCCGATCTCGCGCGCTTCCCGTTCACCGCCAAGTCCGACCTGCGCGACCACTACCCCTTCGGGATGTTCGCGGTCCCCGAGTCCGACATCCGCAGGATCCACGCCTCCAGCGGCACGACCGGCCGGCCGACCGTCGTCGGCTACACCCAGCGGGACCTGGACACCTGGGCCGACGTGGTGGCCCGTTCCATCCGCGCGGCGGGCGGGCGGCCCGGCCACAAGGTCCATGTGGCGTACGGGTACGGCCTGTTCACCGGCGGTCTCGGCGCGCACTACGGCGCCGAGCGGCTCGGCTGCACGGTGATTCCCGCGTCCGGCGGCATGACGGCACGTCAGGTCCAGCTGATCCAGGACTTCAGGCCCGACATCATCATGGTGACCCCGTCCTACATGCTCACCCTGCTCGACGAGTTCGAACGGCAGGGCGTCGACCCGCGCACCACCTCCCTCAAGGTGGGCATCTTCGGCGCCGAGCCGTGGACCGAGGAGATGCGCCGCGAGATCGAGGAGCGCTTCGCCATCGACGCGGTCGACATCTACGGCCTCTCGGAGGTCATGGGGCCCGGCGTCGCGCAGGAGTGCGTGGAGACCAAGGACGGCCTGCACATCTGGGAGGACCACTTCTATCCGGAGATCGTGGATCCGCTCACCGGCGAGGTCCTGCCGGACGGGGAGCGCGGCGAGCTCGTCTTCACCTCTCTCACCAAGGAGGCGATGCCGGTGATCCGCTACCGGACCAGGGACCTGACGCGTCTGCTGCCCGGCACCGCCCGGGTGTTCCGGCGCATGGAGAAGGTGACCGGGCGCAGCGACGACCTCGTCATCCTGCGCGGCGTGAATCTCTTCCCCACTCAGATCGAGGAGATCGTGCTGCGCACGCCGGGCGTCGCCCCGCACTTCCAGTTGCGGCTGACCCGCCGGGGCCGCCTCGACGCGATGACGGTGCGGGTGGAGGCCCGTGCGGACACACCGCCCGAGCGGCGCGACGCGGCCGCCCGGTCGATCGTCGCGGCGGTCAAGGACGGGATCGGTGTGTCCGTCGACGTCGAGGTGGTCGATCCCGAGACCATCGAGCGCTCGGTGGGCAAGTTCAAGCGGATCGTCGACCTGCGCGGCAAGGAGAGCTGA
- a CDS encoding alpha/beta fold hydrolase: MPKFTTCDGVRIAYHLRGDGEPLLCLPGGPMGASAYLGDLGGLTAHRRLVLPDPRGTGDSDVPDDPASYRCDRQVADIEALRVHLGPDRVDLLAHSAAGNLALLYAARHPGRVRSLTLVAPGVRAVGIDVTDDDWRAAVALRAGEPWYEEARAAFEQVWAKKAAWGEVVDVIRPFAYGRWDAAARRHEALTRAARNQEAAAGYYADGAFDPVATVAALAAMAAPVLVLAGAHDGGPTPARAAELAALFPRAELVVQQGAGHSPWVDDPEAFVRAVAAFLAPDVRTLVVNGVRLAYRVRGAEGAPPVILVHGRCGDSRDWDHIAERLAATHRVYALDLRGHGLSDWPGGYSFESFRDDLHGFITELGLEGADVVGHSMGGAAAALLAEEAPGLIGRLVLEEIPPLFPLDPPRGPVERPEGALDFDWPVIEAIDAQLNDPDPAWRDRFAAIAAPTLVVAGGPAGLIDQKKLAWMASRIPDARLVTIDAGHLVHTECPGQFLSALGEFGIGQHARP, encoded by the coding sequence ATGCCGAAGTTCACGACGTGCGACGGAGTCCGGATCGCCTACCACCTGCGGGGTGACGGCGAACCGCTGCTCTGTCTGCCGGGCGGGCCGATGGGCGCCTCGGCGTACCTCGGGGACCTCGGCGGGCTCACCGCGCACCGCCGGCTGGTGCTGCCCGATCCGCGCGGGACGGGCGATTCGGACGTCCCGGACGACCCGGCGTCCTACCGCTGCGACCGCCAGGTGGCCGACATCGAGGCGCTCCGCGTCCATCTGGGCCCGGACCGGGTCGACCTGCTCGCCCACTCCGCCGCCGGAAACCTGGCGCTGCTGTATGCCGCCCGCCACCCCGGCCGGGTCCGCTCGCTCACCCTGGTGGCACCCGGAGTCCGCGCCGTGGGCATCGACGTGACGGACGACGACTGGCGGGCTGCCGTCGCCCTGCGGGCCGGCGAGCCCTGGTACGAGGAGGCCCGCGCGGCCTTCGAGCAGGTGTGGGCGAAGAAAGCCGCCTGGGGAGAGGTCGTGGACGTCATCCGGCCCTTCGCCTATGGGCGCTGGGACGCGGCGGCCCGGCGGCACGAGGCCCTCACCCGGGCCGCACGGAACCAGGAGGCGGCGGCCGGCTACTACGCGGACGGCGCCTTCGACCCGGTGGCCACCGTCGCCGCGCTCGCCGCCATGGCCGCGCCCGTCCTCGTGCTCGCGGGCGCACACGACGGCGGACCGACGCCCGCCCGCGCGGCCGAGCTGGCCGCGCTCTTCCCGCGGGCCGAGCTCGTCGTACAGCAGGGCGCAGGGCACTCCCCGTGGGTCGACGACCCGGAGGCCTTCGTCCGTGCCGTCGCCGCCTTCCTCGCCCCCGATGTCCGCACGCTTGTCGTCAACGGCGTCCGGCTCGCCTACCGGGTGCGAGGCGCCGAGGGTGCGCCGCCCGTGATCCTCGTGCACGGCAGGTGCGGCGACAGCCGCGACTGGGACCACATCGCCGAACGGCTCGCGGCAACCCACCGGGTGTATGCCCTCGACCTGCGGGGCCACGGCCTGAGCGACTGGCCGGGCGGCTACTCCTTCGAGTCGTTCCGCGACGACCTGCACGGCTTCATCACCGAACTCGGCCTCGAAGGGGCCGACGTGGTGGGCCACTCCATGGGCGGCGCGGCCGCCGCGCTGCTCGCCGAGGAGGCGCCGGGGCTGATCGGCCGCCTCGTCCTGGAGGAGATCCCGCCGCTCTTCCCTCTCGACCCGCCGCGCGGCCCCGTCGAGCGCCCCGAGGGGGCGCTGGATTTCGACTGGCCCGTCATCGAGGCCATCGATGCCCAGCTGAATGATCCCGACCCGGCCTGGCGGGACCGGTTCGCCGCCATCGCCGCGCCCACGCTGGTTGTCGCGGGTGGCCCGGCCGGCCTCATCGACCAGAAGAAGCTGGCCTGGATGGCCTCGCGCATACCGGACGCCCGCCTGGTCACCATCGACGCCGGCCATCTCGTCCACACCGAGTGCCCCGGGCAATTCCTGTCCGCGCTGGGCGAGTTCGGCATCGGGCAGCACGCGCGGCCCTGA
- a CDS encoding acyl-CoA synthetase, whose protein sequence is MEYNLADLFESVVDVVPDREALVYVDHPGTGAERRLTYRQLDTAANRLAHHLIEAGLKPGEHLGLHLYNGVEYLQTVLAALKARLVPVNVNYRYVEEELVYLYRDADLAALVFDAEFTERVAGALPQTDRLRHLVRVGSVPDGAPPLAVTPFAEAESAGSPGRGFAPRSADDLFIIYTGGTTGMPKGVMWRQEDLFFAGLFGGEPAGEPVRRPEELAERVARSGSGLTFFPAPPLMHGTSTLTSFVAFNYGQRVVIHRKYVPREVLRTIEKEKVTSVSLVGDAMLRPLVDALHGPLKDTDLSSLFSVSSSGAIMSETVRDQLQALVPNALILNNFGSSESGSNGKATDDSGPEKGFRLEVNERTQVVDPATYEPVAAGEVGRLAQRGHVPLGYYNDPAKTAETFFQKGTERWVLLGDMATVGEDGIVTVLGRGSQCINTGGEKVYPEEVEQALKAHPDVYDALVAGVPDARWGNHVAAVVQIRDGAAAPTLDDIQTHCRTRIAGYKVPRQLVIAPSIQRSPSGKADYRWARSVAAEADGT, encoded by the coding sequence GTGGAGTACAACCTTGCCGACCTGTTCGAGTCCGTCGTCGACGTGGTCCCGGACCGGGAAGCGCTCGTGTACGTCGACCATCCCGGGACGGGCGCGGAGCGGCGTCTGACCTACCGTCAGCTGGACACGGCGGCCAACCGGCTGGCCCATCACCTGATCGAGGCGGGCCTGAAGCCCGGCGAACACCTGGGACTGCACCTCTACAACGGCGTCGAATACCTCCAGACCGTGCTGGCCGCCCTCAAGGCCCGCCTGGTCCCGGTCAACGTCAACTACCGTTATGTGGAAGAGGAGTTGGTCTACCTCTACCGGGACGCGGATCTGGCGGCGCTCGTCTTCGACGCCGAGTTCACCGAGCGGGTGGCGGGCGCCCTGCCCCAGACCGACAGGTTGCGCCACCTGGTCCGGGTGGGAAGCGTCCCGGACGGTGCGCCGCCCCTCGCGGTCACACCGTTCGCCGAGGCGGAGTCGGCGGGCTCCCCCGGGCGGGGGTTCGCTCCGCGCTCGGCCGACGACCTGTTCATCATCTACACCGGTGGCACCACCGGCATGCCGAAGGGGGTGATGTGGCGTCAGGAGGACCTTTTCTTCGCCGGGTTGTTCGGCGGGGAACCGGCGGGCGAGCCGGTGCGGCGGCCCGAGGAGCTGGCCGAGCGGGTCGCCAGGAGCGGCTCGGGTCTCACCTTCTTCCCCGCGCCCCCGCTCATGCACGGCACCTCGACACTGACCTCGTTCGTCGCCTTCAACTACGGGCAGCGGGTGGTCATCCACCGCAAGTACGTGCCGCGCGAGGTGCTCCGCACGATCGAGAAGGAGAAGGTCACCAGCGTCTCCCTGGTGGGCGACGCCATGCTGCGGCCGCTCGTCGACGCCCTGCACGGCCCGCTCAAGGACACCGACCTGTCCTCGCTGTTCAGCGTGTCCTCATCCGGGGCGATCATGTCCGAGACGGTGCGCGACCAATTGCAGGCGCTGGTGCCGAACGCGCTGATCCTCAACAACTTCGGCTCGTCCGAGTCCGGCTCCAACGGCAAGGCCACCGACGACTCCGGCCCGGAAAAGGGCTTCCGTCTGGAGGTCAACGAACGTACGCAGGTGGTGGATCCGGCGACGTACGAGCCGGTGGCGGCCGGCGAAGTGGGGCGTCTCGCCCAGCGCGGGCACGTCCCCCTGGGCTACTACAACGACCCGGCGAAGACCGCCGAGACCTTCTTCCAGAAGGGCACCGAGCGCTGGGTGCTGCTCGGCGACATGGCGACCGTCGGAGAGGACGGCATCGTCACGGTCCTCGGGCGCGGTTCGCAGTGCATCAACACGGGCGGCGAGAAGGTCTACCCCGAGGAGGTGGAGCAGGCCCTCAAGGCGCATCCGGACGTGTACGACGCGCTGGTGGCCGGGGTGCCGGACGCTCGGTGGGGCAACCATGTGGCGGCCGTGGTCCAGATCCGCGACGGCGCGGCGGCGCCCACCCTGGACGACATCCAGACGCACTGCCGCACGAGGATCGCCGGCTACAAGGTCCCGCGCCAGCTGGTGATCGCCCCCAGCATCCAGCGCTCCCCCAGCGGCAAGGCGGACTACCGCTGGGCGCGGTCGGTGGCCGCGGAGGCCGACGGCACCTGA
- a CDS encoding crotonase/enoyl-CoA hydratase family protein yields MGGTEHLTVRREGATLVLTLNRPEAKNALSLPLLVGLYDGWLEADADDSIRSVVLTGAGGDFCAGMDLKALAGRGMAGERYRDRLKADPELHWKAMLRNHRPRKPVIAAVEGYCVAGGTEILQGTDIRVAGEGATFGLFEVKRGLFPIGGSTVRLQRQIPRTHALEMLLTGRPYSAREAAGIGLIGRVVPDGTALDVALEIAAQVNACGPLAVEAVKACVYDTASMSEAEGLAAELERGWPIFATADAKEGALAFAEKRAAVYRRA; encoded by the coding sequence ATGGGCGGAACGGAACACCTCACGGTGCGGCGCGAAGGCGCCACCTTGGTGCTCACCCTGAACCGGCCGGAGGCGAAGAACGCGCTGTCGCTTCCGCTGCTGGTGGGGCTCTACGACGGTTGGCTGGAGGCCGACGCGGACGACTCGATCCGCTCGGTCGTCCTCACCGGGGCGGGCGGCGACTTCTGCGCCGGCATGGACCTCAAGGCCCTGGCGGGCCGGGGCATGGCGGGCGAGCGGTACCGCGACCGGCTCAAGGCCGACCCCGAGCTGCACTGGAAGGCGATGCTCCGCAACCACCGGCCCCGCAAACCCGTGATCGCAGCGGTCGAGGGGTACTGCGTGGCCGGCGGCACCGAGATCCTCCAGGGCACGGACATCCGGGTGGCGGGCGAGGGCGCCACGTTCGGGCTCTTCGAGGTGAAGCGCGGGCTGTTTCCCATCGGGGGCTCCACGGTCCGCCTCCAACGGCAGATCCCGCGCACCCACGCGTTGGAGATGCTGCTCACCGGGCGGCCCTACAGCGCGCGGGAAGCGGCGGGGATCGGGCTGATCGGGCGGGTGGTGCCGGACGGTACGGCGCTCGACGTCGCGCTGGAGATCGCGGCGCAGGTCAACGCGTGCGGGCCGCTGGCGGTCGAGGCGGTCAAGGCGTGCGTGTACGACACGGCGTCCATGAGTGAGGCGGAGGGGCTGGCGGCGGAGTTGGAGCGGGGATGGCCGATATTCGCCACGGCCGATGCGAAGGAGGGGGCGCTGGCCTTCGCGGAGAAGCGGGCCGCCGTCTATCGGCGGGCCTGA
- a CDS encoding Zn-ribbon domain-containing OB-fold protein, with protein MTSSAAPEVLRAPLVVEFPFTRSLGPVQSAFLTGLRERTVLGVRTGDGRVLVPPVEYDPVTAEEIRELVEVAPTGTVTTWAWNPTPRRDQPLGRPFAWVLVRLDGADTALLHVLDAPGPEAVRTGMRVRIRWAGERTGAITDIACFEPGEAEEDHQPGPHSGRFEDLVTGIVAPARLDYTYSPGRAQSAYISGLSARKTVGERCPSCQKVYVPPRGACPTCGLATQERVEVGPAGTVTTYCIVNIKAKNLDIEVPYVYAHIALDGAGLALHGRIGGIPYDQVRMGLRVEPVWSEGGRYPDHYRPTGEPDADYDTYKELI; from the coding sequence GTGACAAGCTCTGCCGCGCCCGAGGTGCTGCGTGCGCCGCTCGTCGTCGAGTTTCCGTTCACCCGGTCCCTCGGGCCGGTCCAGAGCGCCTTCCTCACCGGGCTGCGCGAGCGCACCGTGCTCGGCGTTCGGACGGGGGACGGGCGGGTGCTCGTGCCGCCCGTCGAGTACGACCCCGTCACCGCCGAGGAGATCCGCGAACTCGTCGAGGTAGCTCCCACGGGCACCGTCACCACCTGGGCCTGGAACCCCACCCCGCGCCGCGACCAGCCCCTCGGCCGGCCCTTCGCCTGGGTGCTCGTGCGGCTCGACGGCGCCGACACCGCGCTCCTGCACGTCCTGGACGCGCCGGGCCCCGAGGCCGTCCGCACCGGGATGCGCGTCCGGATCCGGTGGGCCGGCGAACGGACGGGCGCCATCACCGACATCGCCTGCTTCGAACCCGGCGAGGCCGAGGAGGATCATCAACCCGGCCCGCACAGCGGCCGGTTCGAGGATCTCGTCACCGGGATCGTCGCGCCCGCCCGGCTCGACTACACCTACAGCCCCGGCCGCGCCCAGTCCGCGTACATCAGCGGCCTCTCCGCCCGTAAGACCGTGGGCGAACGTTGCCCCTCGTGCCAGAAGGTGTACGTGCCGCCTCGGGGGGCCTGCCCCACATGTGGTCTCGCCACACAGGAACGCGTCGAGGTCGGCCCCGCCGGGACCGTCACCACGTACTGCATCGTCAACATCAAGGCGAAGAACCTCGACATCGAAGTGCCCTACGTCTACGCGCACATCGCGCTCGACGGCGCGGGCCTGGCTCTGCACGGCCGGATCGGCGGCATCCCCTACGACCAGGTCCGGATGGGGCTGCGGGTCGAACCCGTGTGGAGCGAAGGCGGTCGCTACCCCGACCACTACCGGCCCACCGGCGAACCCGACGCCGACTACGACACGTACAAGGAGCTGATCTGA
- a CDS encoding thiolase domain-containing protein — MAPTPPARDVAIVAFAQSDHRRRTDELSEVELLMPVLHQVLDATGLKTSDIGFTCSGSSDYLAGRAFSFTMALDGVGAWPPISESHVEMDGAWALYEAWVKILTGEADTALVYGYGKSSPGEVRDVLTRQLDPYYVAPLWPDSVALAALQAQSLIDAGDTDEAALAAVAARSRDSATANPHAQVRGSRPQGDYLVRPLRTGDCPPVGDGAAAVILAAGDRARDLCARPAWIRGMDHRIEAHSLGVRDLTDSPSARMAAERAGAFERPVDTAELHAPFSAQEVVLRKALRLGDDVTVNPSGGVLAANPVMAAGLIRLGEAAARIHRGESDRALAHATSGPCLQQNLVAVLEGES; from the coding sequence ATGGCGCCCACCCCTCCCGCAAGGGACGTGGCGATCGTGGCGTTCGCGCAGAGCGACCACCGGCGCCGCACCGACGAACTCTCCGAGGTCGAGCTCCTGATGCCGGTGCTGCACCAGGTCCTCGACGCGACCGGCCTGAAGACCAGCGACATCGGATTCACCTGCTCCGGCTCCAGCGACTACCTCGCCGGGCGCGCCTTCTCGTTCACCATGGCGCTCGACGGCGTCGGCGCCTGGCCGCCCATCTCCGAGTCCCACGTGGAGATGGACGGCGCCTGGGCGCTCTACGAGGCCTGGGTCAAGATCCTCACCGGTGAGGCCGACACCGCGCTCGTCTACGGATACGGCAAGTCCTCCCCGGGCGAGGTCCGCGACGTCCTGACGCGGCAGCTCGATCCCTACTACGTCGCGCCGCTCTGGCCCGACTCGGTCGCGCTCGCCGCCCTCCAGGCGCAGTCCCTCATCGACGCGGGCGACACCGACGAGGCGGCGCTTGCCGCCGTCGCCGCCCGCAGCCGCGACTCCGCCACCGCCAATCCCCACGCCCAGGTGCGGGGTTCGCGGCCCCAGGGCGACTACCTGGTGCGCCCGCTGCGGACCGGCGACTGCCCGCCGGTCGGCGACGGGGCGGCGGCCGTGATCCTCGCCGCGGGGGACCGGGCCCGCGACCTGTGCGCGCGGCCCGCCTGGATCCGTGGCATGGACCACCGCATCGAGGCGCACTCCCTCGGCGTCCGCGACCTCACCGACTCGCCGTCCGCCCGTATGGCCGCGGAGCGGGCCGGTGCGTTCGAACGGCCCGTCGACACGGCCGAGTTGCACGCCCCTTTCAGCGCGCAGGAAGTGGTCCTGCGCAAGGCGCTGCGGCTCGGCGACGACGTCACCGTCAATCCGTCGGGGGGAGTGCTCGCCGCCAACCCCGTCATGGCCGCCGGGCTCATCAGGCTCGGCGAGGCCGCCGCCCGCATCCACCGCGGGGAGTCCGACCGGGCCCTCGCGCACGCCACGTCGGGCCCCTGCCTTCAGCAGAACCTGGTCGCCGTCCTGGAGGGGGAGTCATGA
- a CDS encoding thiolase domain-containing protein — MSKEPVAVVGVGQTKHVAARHDVSIAGLVREAAQRALDDAALTWSDIDAVVIGKAPDFFEGVMMPELYLADALGAVGKPMLRVHTAGSVGGSTALVASNLVAARVHTTVLTLAFEKQSESNAMWGLSLPVPFTQPLLAGAGGFFAPHVRAYMRRTGAPDTVGSLVAYKDRRNALKNPYAHLHEHDITLEKVQASPMLWDPIRYSETCPSSDGACAMILTDRAGAARAPRPAAWVHGGAMRSEPTLFAGKDFVSPQAGKDCAADVYRQAGIADPRREIDAVEMYVPFSWYEPMWLENLGFAAEGEGWKLTESGVTELDGDLPVNPSGGVLSTNPIGASGMIRFAEAALQVRGEAGEHQVEGARKALGHAYGGGAQFFAMWLVGAEPPTR, encoded by the coding sequence ATGAGCAAGGAACCCGTGGCCGTCGTCGGCGTCGGCCAGACCAAGCACGTAGCCGCCCGGCACGACGTCTCGATCGCCGGGCTCGTGCGCGAGGCCGCCCAACGGGCCCTCGACGACGCCGCGTTGACGTGGTCCGACATCGATGCCGTGGTCATCGGCAAGGCGCCCGACTTCTTCGAGGGCGTCATGATGCCCGAGCTCTACCTCGCCGACGCCCTCGGCGCGGTGGGCAAGCCCATGCTGCGGGTGCACACGGCGGGATCGGTCGGCGGCTCGACCGCGCTCGTCGCCTCCAACCTGGTCGCCGCCCGCGTCCACACCACCGTCCTCACCCTCGCCTTCGAGAAGCAGTCCGAGTCCAACGCCATGTGGGGCCTCTCCCTGCCGGTGCCCTTCACCCAGCCGCTGCTCGCCGGAGCCGGCGGTTTCTTCGCCCCGCACGTGCGGGCCTACATGCGGCGCACCGGCGCCCCCGACACGGTGGGCTCCCTCGTCGCGTACAAGGACCGCCGCAACGCCCTGAAGAACCCCTACGCGCACCTCCACGAGCACGACATCACCCTGGAGAAGGTCCAGGCCTCGCCCATGCTGTGGGACCCGATCCGCTACTCCGAGACGTGCCCCTCCTCCGACGGGGCCTGCGCGATGATCCTCACCGACCGGGCGGGCGCGGCCCGCGCGCCGCGCCCCGCGGCCTGGGTGCACGGCGGCGCCATGCGCAGCGAGCCGACCCTGTTCGCCGGCAAGGACTTCGTGTCGCCCCAGGCCGGCAAGGACTGCGCGGCCGACGTGTACCGCCAGGCCGGCATCGCCGATCCGCGCCGGGAGATCGACGCCGTCGAGATGTACGTCCCGTTCTCCTGGTACGAGCCGATGTGGCTGGAGAACCTGGGCTTCGCCGCCGAGGGCGAGGGCTGGAAACTCACCGAGTCCGGCGTGACGGAACTCGACGGCGACCTGCCCGTGAACCCGTCGGGCGGTGTCCTGTCCACCAACCCCATCGGCGCCTCCGGCATGATCCGCTTCGCGGAGGCGGCCCTCCAAGTGCGCGGCGAAGCGGGCGAACACCAGGTGGAGGGGGCCCGCAAGGCGCTCGGCCACGCCTATGGCGGCGGCGCCCAGTTCTTCGCCATGTGGCTCGTCGGCGCCGAACCCCCCACCCGCTGA
- a CDS encoding DUF397 domain-containing protein encodes MADTTMTQHTLHNLAGHTPSGWDKPELDLSEAEWRSSSQGAGDVQIAFVEGFIALRNSGSPGSPPLIFSPAEWRAFVINARDGEFDLT; translated from the coding sequence GTGGCTGACACCACCATGACCCAGCACACCTTGCACAACCTTGCGGGGCACACCCCTTCCGGCTGGGACAAGCCGGAGCTCGATCTCAGCGAGGCCGAGTGGCGGTCGAGCAGTCAGGGGGCGGGGGACGTCCAGATCGCCTTCGTCGAAGGCTTCATCGCCCTGCGCAACAGCGGTAGCCCCGGCAGCCCGCCGCTGATCTTCAGCCCGGCCGAGTGGCGGGCCTTCGTGATCAACGCGCGGGACGGCGAGTTCGACCTCACCTGA
- a CDS encoding isoafricanol synthase, whose amino-acid sequence MGSTGKVRSARTRTGLIRIPFPARRHPRHGLARRHTLDWLHTFGMLAGEQATAEYDAMGLERLMAYFYPDASDTHLALATDLNAWFFVFDDQFDGPLGKRPDVVLRQIDTVLRTMGDEPPVPGETANRLAASFRDLWQRVTADTPLLWQDRFRTHWRQYLTAYHWEALNRTRNGTLSLPGFLRGRRDSIGVQPCLDLVERCGGYTLPKELHEGEPLAEMREITADVVIFVNDMVSVDKELAAGDVNNSVIILLRQEMCTVEQALRRVATLANARVARFQELTVELGAQLDATALPEQLRWQVDDYVDGMRALMSGNLAWSLETARYGEAGIAAVSEGRQRPWAQLFPEQAAEG is encoded by the coding sequence ATGGGCAGCACTGGCAAGGTCCGGTCGGCCCGGACGCGGACCGGGCTCATCCGCATTCCCTTCCCCGCACGCCGGCACCCCCGCCACGGGCTCGCCCGGCGGCACACGCTGGACTGGCTGCACACGTTCGGCATGCTGGCCGGCGAGCAGGCGACGGCCGAATACGACGCGATGGGCCTGGAACGGCTGATGGCGTACTTCTATCCCGACGCCTCGGACACGCATCTGGCGCTGGCCACCGATCTCAACGCCTGGTTCTTCGTCTTCGACGACCAGTTCGACGGCCCGCTCGGCAAGCGTCCCGATGTGGTGCTGCGCCAGATCGACACGGTGCTGCGCACCATGGGCGACGAGCCGCCGGTGCCCGGCGAGACGGCCAACCGGCTGGCGGCGAGCTTCCGTGATCTGTGGCAGCGGGTGACCGCGGACACGCCGTTGCTGTGGCAGGACCGCTTCCGCACCCACTGGCGACAGTATCTGACGGCGTATCACTGGGAGGCGCTGAACCGGACCCGCAACGGCACCCTGTCGCTCCCCGGATTCCTGCGCGGACGGCGTGACTCCATAGGCGTGCAGCCCTGCCTGGACCTGGTGGAGCGGTGTGGCGGCTACACCTTGCCCAAGGAGCTGCACGAGGGCGAGCCGCTGGCCGAGATGCGCGAGATCACCGCCGATGTGGTGATCTTCGTCAACGACATGGTCTCCGTGGACAAGGAGCTGGCCGCGGGCGACGTCAACAACAGCGTGATCATTCTGCTCCGGCAGGAGATGTGCACGGTCGAGCAGGCGTTGCGGCGGGTGGCCACCCTGGCCAACGCGCGGGTCGCCCGCTTCCAGGAGCTGACCGTCGAACTGGGCGCACAGCTCGACGCGACCGCGCTCCCCGAGCAGCTGCGGTGGCAGGTGGACGACTACGTGGACGGCATGCGCGCCCTGATGAGCGGCAATCTCGCCTGGTCCCTGGAGACCGCGCGGTACGGCGAGGCGGGCATCGCCGCCGTCAGCGAGGGCCGCCAGCGGCCCTGGGCCCAGCTGTTCCCGGAGCAGGCCGCCGAGGGCTGA